From Butyricimonas paravirosa, one genomic window encodes:
- a CDS encoding SusC/RagA family TonB-linked outer membrane protein translates to MMVEKFFFRKFNKSCAFLMLLLFAAGPLWAGHSPEKITLKVTNEKLVKVLEEIKKQSGYNFVYNEKFVKDLGGITVDVKEVSLDSVMKEVLKGTGLRYRIQDRIILLEKAPQVSNEKRFREIKGKVRDDRNESLPGVTVLIKGTSIGVSTDIDGNFSLNVPEGNDLLLISFVGMETLEVNLKGKTMPLDVVLKPKADELDEVVVTGYTQTTKRRSTGSVGIIKKEVFENRPVSSVDNLLQGQIAGVSVLATSGRPGASSKIRIRGTNTLTGNAEPLWVVDGVPLQKDIPDISAGQIKSGDFDNIFTTGLGGINPNDIESVTVLKDASAAAIYGSRAAGGVIVVTTKQGKAGKMKVNYSANVSIVLKPQRDMNLMNSREKLAWEQELWDEFSAKGFNSGTYYPVVGIVGMIRSGKDEFKGMSVAEQDAYIEDLASQTTDWVDILFRNSFSMSHHLSLSGGKEEFTYYLSFGYSNEKGTMKNNAYNRYNVSSKINLRPVERLNLQFGVDLASQKSDAPSMNVNPLEYAYYANPYERPYNEDGSYRGDYTYFTLNRVNGGFTEMLPEGGVNILREMEETSSDAYNTTVDLRFSVDYRLLSKFRVSGIASYSFTNNKTDNINGKESYAAFLDRLSFDSYPSTRTYGSITQTSANNSSYMARFQLGYDDLFNDQHRIGIIAGAEIRGDNAKSIYEKRYGYDDVTGNSSIPLPPKTGDNISYNQLISFGRIVDGLSGQSRTENRFASFYSAVDYTLRDKYMVSLSFRTDGSNNFGSDEQFNPTWSLGAAWHIGDEGFMQRINHVLSRLKLSLAMGYTGNINKTVKPNLIMSYESDYRKADNDMYRMGWIKNAPNPKLKWEKTRDMKVALDFGLFRDRISGVVEGYYRKSINCVTSVNVPVMTGFSSQSYNTSELENKGIEGTIRATILEYKGFRWNMSANIAWNQNKLTKYESPTGHIYGNLYVGYPLGAVFGGKTSGIDPTTGLYKFKLRSDAVINKETDYADATNYRFYLGTSTAPTTGGFNLNFSYKQFALNIGGAFTLGAKLLNDLNTPASYSSISVENKPSVEGGRESIPMRYNDLYVSHLNVRKDVVNRWRADQAVGTKYPRILDRYGERLYLDRTNPSSTDITNGALLENVSFLRVRDITFTYSLPEDILKKISLSSMSFYLSMNNFITITNYSGIDPETPGATYPVTRSVSFGLNIGF, encoded by the coding sequence ATGATGGTAGAAAAGTTTTTTTTCAGGAAATTCAACAAGAGTTGCGCATTTTTGATGCTACTGTTATTCGCAGCGGGTCCACTTTGGGCAGGACATTCACCGGAAAAGATAACCTTGAAGGTGACAAACGAGAAACTGGTTAAAGTGCTTGAAGAGATCAAAAAGCAATCCGGGTATAATTTTGTATACAACGAGAAATTCGTGAAGGATCTTGGAGGAATAACAGTTGATGTCAAGGAAGTTTCTTTGGATAGCGTGATGAAAGAGGTGCTGAAGGGAACAGGGTTACGTTATCGAATCCAAGATCGGATTATTTTGTTGGAGAAGGCTCCGCAAGTTAGTAATGAGAAAAGATTCAGAGAAATTAAGGGGAAGGTGAGAGATGACCGTAACGAATCATTACCGGGTGTGACAGTACTTATAAAAGGAACATCTATAGGGGTTTCGACGGATATTGATGGTAATTTTAGTTTGAATGTTCCTGAAGGAAATGATTTATTATTGATTTCATTTGTGGGGATGGAAACGTTGGAGGTGAATCTGAAAGGAAAAACAATGCCATTGGATGTTGTATTGAAACCTAAAGCAGACGAGTTGGATGAGGTTGTTGTGACAGGGTACACACAAACAACGAAACGGCGTTCTACGGGGTCTGTTGGGATTATAAAAAAAGAAGTTTTCGAGAATCGTCCCGTTTCGTCAGTTGATAATTTGTTGCAGGGGCAGATCGCAGGAGTTAGTGTGTTGGCGACTTCCGGTCGACCGGGTGCTTCTTCTAAGATTCGAATCCGGGGAACAAATACATTGACAGGGAACGCCGAGCCTTTGTGGGTTGTGGATGGTGTGCCTTTGCAAAAAGATATCCCCGATATTTCAGCCGGGCAGATAAAATCGGGTGATTTTGATAATATTTTCACGACGGGGCTTGGGGGAATAAATCCCAATGATATTGAGAGTGTGACGGTGTTGAAAGATGCGTCTGCGGCGGCAATTTACGGATCGAGAGCGGCAGGTGGGGTTATTGTAGTGACTACAAAACAAGGGAAAGCGGGTAAGATGAAAGTGAATTATTCCGCTAATGTTTCGATCGTTTTGAAGCCGCAACGGGATATGAATTTGATGAATTCAAGGGAGAAATTAGCTTGGGAGCAAGAGTTGTGGGATGAATTCTCTGCGAAAGGTTTTAATAGCGGGACATATTACCCTGTCGTGGGGATTGTGGGGATGATTCGTTCCGGTAAAGACGAGTTTAAGGGGATGAGTGTCGCGGAGCAGGATGCGTATATCGAGGATTTGGCATCACAGACAACAGATTGGGTTGATATTTTGTTCCGGAATTCATTTTCAATGAGTCATCATCTTTCTTTGTCGGGAGGAAAGGAGGAGTTCACGTATTACCTGTCATTCGGATATTCCAACGAGAAGGGTACGATGAAGAATAACGCGTATAATCGTTATAACGTGAGTTCTAAGATAAATTTGAGACCAGTAGAACGGTTGAACCTTCAGTTTGGGGTGGATTTGGCCAGTCAGAAATCTGATGCTCCTTCGATGAATGTGAACCCGTTGGAATATGCTTATTATGCTAATCCTTACGAGCGCCCGTATAATGAAGACGGGTCGTATAGAGGCGATTACACGTATTTTACATTGAATCGGGTAAATGGCGGATTCACGGAAATGCTGCCGGAAGGGGGAGTGAATATATTGCGGGAGATGGAGGAAACGTCGAGTGATGCTTATAATACAACAGTAGATTTGCGTTTTAGTGTGGACTATCGTCTTTTGAGTAAATTCAGAGTATCCGGGATTGCCTCTTACTCTTTTACAAATAACAAGACGGATAATATAAATGGTAAAGAGTCTTATGCCGCTTTCTTGGATCGGTTGTCTTTTGATAGTTATCCGAGTACCCGGACATATGGGTCTATTACCCAGACTTCCGCAAATAATAGTAGTTATATGGCTCGGTTCCAATTAGGGTATGATGATCTTTTTAATGACCAACATCGCATCGGGATTATTGCAGGAGCAGAAATCCGGGGTGACAATGCCAAGAGTATTTATGAAAAACGTTATGGCTATGACGATGTAACGGGTAATTCATCTATTCCTTTGCCCCCGAAAACAGGAGATAATATTAGTTATAACCAGTTGATTTCATTCGGTAGAATCGTGGATGGGCTTTCTGGACAGAGTCGTACGGAGAATCGTTTTGCATCATTTTATTCGGCTGTAGATTATACTTTACGGGATAAGTATATGGTGAGTCTGTCGTTCCGGACTGACGGGTCAAATAATTTCGGTAGTGACGAGCAATTTAACCCGACGTGGTCTTTGGGGGCGGCGTGGCATATTGGGGACGAGGGGTTCATGCAAAGGATAAATCACGTGTTGAGTCGGTTGAAGCTAAGTCTAGCTATGGGATATACGGGTAATATAAACAAGACGGTGAAACCGAACTTGATCATGAGTTACGAGAGTGATTACAGAAAGGCCGATAATGATATGTACCGGATGGGATGGATCAAAAATGCTCCTAATCCCAAGTTGAAATGGGAGAAAACACGGGACATGAAAGTGGCTTTGGATTTCGGATTGTTTCGTGACCGGATTTCCGGAGTCGTGGAGGGATATTATCGTAAAAGTATAAATTGCGTGACATCGGTGAATGTTCCGGTGATGACCGGATTTTCTAGTCAGAGTTATAATACTTCCGAGCTTGAAAATAAAGGTATCGAGGGTACGATTCGGGCTACTATTTTAGAGTATAAGGGATTTCGTTGGAATATGTCGGCAAATATAGCGTGGAATCAGAATAAGTTGACAAAATATGAATCCCCTACCGGACATATTTACGGGAACTTGTACGTGGGATATCCTTTAGGGGCGGTTTTCGGAGGAAAGACTTCAGGTATCGATCCGACGACGGGGTTGTATAAGTTTAAATTGCGATCGGATGCCGTGATTAACAAGGAGACGGATTACGCAGACGCAACAAATTATCGGTTTTATTTGGGAACATCAACAGCTCCCACGACGGGAGGGTTTAATTTGAATTTTTCATATAAACAATTTGCGCTTAACATAGGAGGTGCTTTTACGCTAGGTGCCAAGTTGTTGAATGATTTAAACACTCCTGCCAGTTATTCCAGTATTTCGGTTGAAAACAAACCCTCGGTAGAAGGAGGGCGTGAATCTATCCCGATGAGATATAACGATTTGTACGTAAGTCATTTAAATGTGCGTAAAGATGTCGTTAATCGTTGGCGTGCAGATCAAGCAGTTGGAACGAAATACCCACGGATACTGGATCGTTACGGCGAGCGTTTGTATCTTGACAGGACCAACCCGTCGAGTACTGATATCACTAATGGGGCTTTACTGGAGAATGTTTCTTTTTTGAGAGTTCGGGATATTACATTTACCTATAGTTTGCCGGAAGATATACTGAAAAAGATCTCCTTGTCATCAATGAGTTTCTATTTATCAATGAATAACTTCATCACGATTACAAACTATTCGGGAATTGATCCGGAAACACCGGGTGCTACTTATCCTGTAACACGTTCTG